The following are encoded in a window of Solidesulfovibrio magneticus RS-1 genomic DNA:
- a CDS encoding 4Fe-4S binding protein translates to MSRIVIDEQRCKGCLLCVEACPKSIIVASSRFNAKGYKVAELPEASMDKCTGCASCAQMCPDVAITVWRTAKSKAKEND, encoded by the coding sequence ATGTCGCGGATTGTCATCGACGAGCAGCGCTGCAAGGGCTGTCTGCTTTGCGTCGAGGCCTGCCCCAAGTCCATCATCGTGGCCTCCTCGCGCTTCAACGCCAAGGGCTACAAGGTCGCGGAACTGCCCGAGGCCTCGATGGACAAATGCACGGGCTGCGCCTCCTGCGCCCAGATGTGCCCGGACGTGGCCATCACCGTTTGGCGCACGGCCAAAAGCAAAGCCAAGGAGAACGACTGA
- a CDS encoding OmpA/MotB family protein, producing the protein MGKNDGKTVIIYRESDGDHGGHHGGSWKVAYADFVTAMMAFFLLLWLVVSLKPQTKQELSLVFQDKNVPSKEKTQNLEKVPTFISPDAIKGSPEFKLSQENKLKYEIAILIKELITSDQNVKNNSGVSNDSSGVLMQVNNSVMFKPGSAEITPAAAKIMDGVAKILRDFKINLTVRGHADDDEGSGPYPSKWELSAARAAAAVRYLSEKAGIPSTRLRAVGLADSQPLVPPTSAENKSRNRRIEFFYTSPDMRPSERSQDGP; encoded by the coding sequence GTGGGAAAAAATGACGGCAAAACCGTCATCATCTACCGCGAGTCCGACGGAGACCACGGCGGCCACCACGGCGGCTCCTGGAAGGTGGCCTACGCCGACTTCGTGACGGCCATGATGGCCTTTTTCCTGCTCCTGTGGCTGGTCGTTTCCCTCAAGCCCCAGACCAAGCAGGAACTCTCCCTGGTCTTCCAGGATAAAAACGTGCCCTCCAAGGAAAAGACCCAGAACCTCGAAAAGGTGCCCACCTTCATCAGCCCCGACGCCATCAAGGGCAGCCCGGAATTCAAGCTCTCCCAGGAAAACAAGCTCAAGTACGAAATCGCCATCCTCATCAAGGAACTCATCACCTCCGACCAGAACGTCAAAAACAACTCGGGCGTGAGCAACGATTCCTCCGGCGTTCTCATGCAGGTCAACAACTCCGTCATGTTCAAGCCCGGTTCGGCCGAGATCACCCCGGCCGCCGCCAAGATCATGGACGGCGTGGCCAAAATCCTGCGCGATTTCAAAATCAACCTCACCGTGCGCGGCCACGCCGACGACGACGAAGGCTCCGGCCCCTACCCCTCCAAATGGGAACTCTCGGCCGCCCGGGCCGCCGCCGCCGTGCGCTACCTGTCCGAAAAAGCCGGCATCCCCTCCACCCGCCTGCGCGCCGTGGGGCTGGCCGACAGCCAACCGCTGGTGCCGCCCACCTCGGCCGAAAACAAATCCCGCAACCGGCGCATCGAGTTCTTCTACACCAGCCCCGACATGCGTCCATCTGAACGCTCCCAGGACGGACCCTAG
- the secA gene encoding preprotein translocase subunit SecA, with the protein MLKAIAHKVFGSRNERYLKGLRPLIEAINAFEPQIQALSDDAMRARVAELRQEVAEGRPLDDVLPETFAIVREASVRSLGMRHYDVQLIGGITLHQGKIAEMKTGEGKTLVATLPVVLNALSGKGVHLITVNDYLAKRDAAWMGKLYGFLGLSVGVIVHGLDDQQRQAAYGADITYGTNNEFGFDYLRDNMKFYQEQLVQRPLNFAIVDEVDSILIDEARTPLIISGQAEDSSTLYARVNALIPMLRRETHFTVDEKARTVLLTDEGVARMEDVLKIDNLFDPANITLQHHVLQALKAHHIFQRDVDYVVKDGQVIIVDEFTGRLMPGRRYSDGLHQALEAKELVQVEAENQTLATITFQNYFRMYKKLSGMTGTADTEAVEFREIYGLEVISIPTNKPMVRKDFPDLVYKTQREKFEAIAADVKDLHKRGQPVLVGTVSIEKSELLSDMLKKTGVPHDVLNAKNHEKEAEIVALAGHAGKVTIATNMAGRGTDIVLGPGVTDLGGLHILGTERHESRRIDNQLRGRSGRQGDPGSSRFYLALDDDLMRLFGSDRLKGLMDKLGMEDGEPIENRMVSRAIENAQKRVEAHNFEIRKQLLDYDNVMNQQREVIYSRRRELMGSDEPETFVQEHIEEIVDEIFAPFAALKGEPDPELLEVAAAQIEDILDYKIELADGGEAEKQAVLEAVTGRQRELAETAGAHYKEVARYFLLDSLDRHWKEHLLSMDHLRDGIGLRGYGQKDPKQEYKREGFELFQQLIYNMRDAAIRALSRVRIRAEVQEQEFQHKDETANVQYSGPAESAEDAKKEPKRREAPKVGRNDPCPCGSGKKYKKCHGAK; encoded by the coding sequence ATGCTCAAAGCCATTGCCCACAAGGTCTTCGGGTCGCGCAACGAGCGCTACCTCAAGGGCCTTCGCCCGCTCATCGAGGCCATCAACGCCTTCGAGCCGCAAATCCAGGCCCTATCCGACGACGCCATGCGCGCCCGGGTGGCCGAGCTGCGCCAGGAGGTGGCCGAGGGCCGCCCCCTCGACGACGTGCTGCCCGAAACCTTCGCCATCGTGCGCGAAGCCTCGGTGCGCTCCCTTGGCATGCGCCACTACGACGTCCAGCTCATCGGCGGCATCACCCTGCACCAGGGCAAGATCGCCGAGATGAAGACCGGCGAAGGCAAGACCCTGGTCGCCACCCTGCCCGTGGTCCTAAACGCCCTGTCCGGCAAGGGCGTGCACCTCATCACGGTCAACGACTACCTGGCCAAGCGCGACGCCGCCTGGATGGGCAAGCTCTACGGGTTCCTGGGCCTTAGCGTCGGGGTCATCGTCCACGGCCTCGACGACCAACAGCGCCAGGCCGCCTACGGCGCGGACATCACCTACGGCACCAACAACGAATTCGGTTTCGACTACCTGCGCGACAACATGAAGTTCTACCAGGAACAGCTCGTGCAGCGGCCGCTCAATTTCGCCATCGTCGACGAAGTGGACTCCATCCTCATCGACGAAGCCCGCACCCCGCTTATTATCTCCGGCCAGGCCGAGGATTCCTCCACCCTCTACGCCCGGGTCAACGCGCTTATTCCCATGCTGCGCCGCGAAACCCACTTCACCGTGGACGAAAAGGCCCGCACCGTGCTCCTCACCGACGAGGGCGTGGCCCGCATGGAAGACGTGCTCAAGATCGACAACCTGTTCGATCCGGCCAACATCACCCTGCAGCACCATGTGCTCCAGGCCCTGAAAGCCCACCACATTTTCCAGCGCGACGTGGACTATGTCGTCAAGGACGGCCAGGTCATCATCGTCGACGAGTTCACCGGCCGTCTCATGCCCGGCCGGCGCTACTCCGACGGCCTGCACCAAGCCCTGGAAGCCAAGGAACTCGTGCAGGTGGAGGCCGAGAACCAGACCCTGGCCACCATCACCTTCCAGAACTACTTCCGCATGTACAAAAAGCTCTCGGGCATGACCGGCACAGCCGACACCGAGGCCGTGGAATTCCGCGAGATCTACGGGCTGGAAGTCATCTCCATCCCCACCAACAAGCCCATGGTCCGCAAGGACTTCCCGGATCTGGTCTACAAGACCCAGCGGGAGAAGTTCGAGGCCATCGCCGCCGACGTCAAGGACCTGCACAAGCGCGGCCAGCCGGTGCTGGTCGGCACGGTCTCCATCGAGAAATCCGAGCTGCTCTCGGACATGCTCAAAAAGACCGGCGTGCCCCACGACGTCCTCAATGCCAAGAACCACGAGAAGGAAGCCGAGATCGTGGCCCTGGCCGGCCATGCCGGCAAGGTCACCATCGCCACCAACATGGCCGGCCGCGGCACGGACATCGTGCTCGGCCCCGGCGTCACCGACCTTGGCGGCCTGCACATCCTGGGCACCGAACGCCACGAATCCCGGCGCATCGACAACCAGCTGCGCGGCCGTTCCGGCCGCCAGGGCGATCCCGGCTCCTCGCGCTTCTACCTGGCCCTGGACGACGACCTCATGCGCCTTTTCGGCTCCGACCGCTTAAAAGGCCTCATGGACAAGCTCGGCATGGAAGACGGCGAGCCCATCGAGAACCGCATGGTCTCCCGGGCCATCGAAAACGCCCAGAAGCGCGTGGAAGCTCACAACTTCGAAATCCGCAAGCAGCTGCTGGACTACGACAACGTCATGAACCAGCAGCGCGAGGTCATCTACAGCCGCCGCCGCGAACTCATGGGCTCCGACGAACCGGAAACCTTCGTCCAGGAGCATATCGAAGAGATCGTGGACGAAATCTTCGCGCCCTTTGCCGCGCTCAAGGGCGAACCCGATCCCGAGCTGCTGGAAGTAGCCGCCGCCCAGATCGAGGACATTCTCGACTACAAGATCGAGCTGGCCGATGGCGGCGAGGCCGAAAAGCAGGCTGTCCTCGAAGCCGTGACCGGCCGCCAGCGCGAGCTGGCCGAGACCGCCGGGGCGCACTACAAAGAAGTGGCCCGCTACTTCCTCCTCGACAGCCTGGACCGCCACTGGAAGGAGCATCTGCTCTCCATGGACCACCTGCGCGACGGCATCGGGCTGCGCGGTTACGGCCAGAAAGACCCCAAGCAGGAGTACAAGCGCGAAGGCTTCGAGCTCTTCCAGCAGCTCATCTACAACATGCGCGACGCCGCCATCCGGGCGCTGTCGCGGGTGCGCATCCGGGCCGAAGTCCAGGAGCAGGAATTCCAGCACAAGGACGAGACCGCCAACGTGCAGTATTCCGGCCCGGCCGAGTCGGCCGAAGACGCCAAGAAAGAGCCCAAGCGCCGCGAAGCCCCCAAGGTCGGGCGCAACGATCCCTGCCCCTGCGGCTCCGGGAAAAAATACAAGAAGTGCCACGGCGCGAAATAA
- the motA gene encoding flagellar motor stator protein MotA has protein sequence MFAIIGIVVVIACVFGGFMLEGGHMGVLWQPIELLIIGGAALGSFFIASPKSIAIGTFKHVMHVFTGKEPSAGDYQDLLTLLFELINIARRDGIVALEPHVSKPEQSATLNKYPAIAKNKQLAHFICDNIKCLLSEGIDAHRYDDLMRTDIATMHHHAMIAPGAVTKVADSLPGLGIVAAVLGIVLTMGKINEPPEVLGHSIGAALVGTFLGILMSYGFVGPMANNLEYQAKAQQHMLHVVKEVLAAFNSGFSPLLSVEMGRRAIPEDVRPSMDDMEGALRGKK, from the coding sequence ATGTTCGCGATTATCGGCATAGTGGTGGTTATCGCCTGCGTCTTCGGCGGATTTATGCTCGAAGGCGGCCATATGGGCGTGCTGTGGCAGCCCATCGAGCTGCTCATCATCGGCGGCGCGGCCCTGGGGTCGTTTTTCATCGCCTCGCCCAAGTCCATCGCCATAGGCACCTTCAAACACGTCATGCACGTGTTTACCGGCAAGGAACCGTCGGCCGGCGACTACCAGGACCTGCTCACCCTGCTGTTCGAGCTCATCAACATCGCCCGCCGCGACGGCATCGTCGCCCTGGAGCCCCACGTCTCCAAGCCCGAACAGTCCGCCACGCTGAACAAATACCCGGCCATCGCCAAAAACAAGCAGCTGGCCCACTTCATCTGCGACAACATCAAGTGCCTGCTCTCCGAAGGCATCGACGCCCACCGCTACGACGACCTCATGCGCACCGACATCGCCACCATGCACCACCACGCCATGATCGCCCCGGGCGCCGTCACCAAGGTGGCCGACTCCCTGCCCGGCCTTGGCATCGTGGCCGCCGTGCTCGGCATCGTGCTCACCATGGGCAAGATCAACGAGCCGCCCGAAGTACTCGGCCACAGCATCGGCGCGGCCCTGGTCGGCACGTTTCTGGGCATCCTCATGAGCTACGGCTTCGTCGGCCCCATGGCCAACAACCTGGAATACCAGGCCAAGGCCCAGCAGCACATGCTGCACGTGGTCAAGGAAGTGCTGGCCGCCTTCAACTCCGGCTTCTCGCCGCTACTCTCGGTGGAAATGGGCCGCCGGGCCATCCCCGAGGACGTGCGGCCGAGCATGGACGACATGGAAGGGGCGCTTCGTGGGAAAAAATGA
- a CDS encoding 3-methyl-2-oxobutanoate dehydrogenase subunit VorB — protein MSAKRIFIKGNEAIAHGALDAGCRCYFGYPITPQNDIPEMLSSAMPAAGGEFVQAESEVASANMLLGAAACGVRAMTTSSSPGVSLMQEAISYMAGSDLPGVVVNMNRGGPGLGDIGPSQGDYFQSVKGGGHGDYRTLVLAPGSCQECYDLTFEAFELAFKYRNPVLILGDAIVGQMKEPVARREALPIDSAEGADWKLTGRGQRAPRILKSLFLEDGALAGQNIRLRDKYAAMTAEVRYEAFETADAELVVVAYGSIGRIVKSTVRALRAEGLKVGLLRPITLFPFPEAALRDLAGQGKRFLTIEHNLGQMVDDVRLAVRGLADSEFFGFLPGNMPTPEDFDAPVRAAVKGA, from the coding sequence ATGTCGGCCAAACGCATCTTCATCAAGGGCAATGAAGCCATCGCCCATGGCGCCCTGGACGCCGGCTGCCGTTGCTACTTCGGCTATCCCATCACCCCCCAAAACGACATCCCGGAAATGCTGTCCTCGGCCATGCCGGCCGCCGGCGGCGAGTTTGTCCAGGCCGAGTCGGAAGTGGCCTCGGCCAATATGCTGCTTGGCGCGGCCGCCTGCGGCGTGCGGGCCATGACCACCTCGTCGAGCCCCGGCGTTTCGCTCATGCAGGAAGCCATCTCCTACATGGCCGGCTCCGACCTGCCCGGCGTGGTCGTCAACATGAATAGAGGCGGCCCGGGCCTTGGCGACATCGGCCCGTCCCAGGGCGACTACTTCCAGTCGGTCAAGGGCGGCGGCCACGGCGACTACCGCACCCTGGTCCTGGCTCCCGGCTCCTGCCAGGAGTGCTACGACCTGACTTTCGAGGCCTTCGAGCTGGCGTTTAAGTACCGCAATCCCGTGCTCATCCTCGGCGACGCCATCGTTGGCCAGATGAAGGAGCCCGTGGCCCGGCGCGAGGCCCTGCCCATCGACTCGGCCGAGGGCGCGGACTGGAAGCTCACCGGACGCGGACAGCGCGCCCCGCGCATCCTCAAGTCGCTTTTCCTCGAAGACGGGGCCCTGGCCGGCCAGAACATCCGCCTGCGTGACAAGTACGCCGCCATGACGGCCGAAGTGCGCTACGAAGCCTTCGAGACCGCCGACGCCGAACTCGTCGTGGTGGCCTACGGCTCCATCGGCCGCATCGTCAAATCCACGGTGCGCGCCCTGCGCGCCGAGGGACTCAAGGTGGGCCTGCTGCGCCCCATTACGCTTTTCCCCTTCCCCGAGGCCGCCCTTCGCGACCTGGCCGGACAGGGCAAGCGGTTTCTTACCATTGAGCACAACCTCGGCCAGATGGTCGACGACGTGCGTCTGGCCGTGCGCGGCCTGGCCGATTCCGAATTCTTCGGTTTCCTGCCCGGCAACATGCCCACGCCCGAAGACTTCGACGCGCCCGTGCGCGCCGCTGTGAAGGGGGCCTAA
- the queA gene encoding tRNA preQ1(34) S-adenosylmethionine ribosyltransferase-isomerase QueA: MTDAKAPPAPPVPEDLLASYHFELPDALIADRPCEVRDACRLMVLDRAAGSLDHRVFTDLPDLLPEGALLVVNNTKVAPVRLLGKRPTGGAAEFLLLTPVALLKPETDPATGWTSAPAAGLLRVSRPPRPGDRIDFAPDLAVTAVSRGAFGHTEVTLSWRGALPEILTRIGHVPLPPYIRRADDAADRETYQTVYARDDKLGSAAAPTAGLHFTEELLARLAGRGFRLTAVTCHVGLGTFSPVRVEDLRDHAMHQEWIEVSPEAASAVSRAKAEGRPVIAVGTTAARTLEGAVREAGAFGAFAGFTDIFIRPGHRFAVVDGMVTNFHLPGSSLVIMLAALAGRESILAAYGQAVASGYRFFSYGDAMLVL; the protein is encoded by the coding sequence GTGACCGACGCCAAAGCGCCCCCCGCGCCCCCAGTTCCTGAAGACCTGCTCGCCTCTTACCATTTCGAGCTGCCCGACGCCCTGATCGCCGATCGGCCGTGCGAAGTGCGCGACGCCTGCCGCCTCATGGTCCTTGACCGGGCCGCCGGGAGCCTGGACCACCGGGTGTTTACCGACCTGCCCGACCTGCTGCCCGAGGGCGCGCTGCTCGTCGTCAACAACACCAAGGTCGCCCCGGTGCGGCTTCTCGGCAAACGCCCCACCGGCGGCGCGGCCGAATTCCTGCTTTTGACGCCCGTGGCGCTGCTTAAACCCGAAACCGACCCGGCCACCGGCTGGACCAGCGCCCCGGCCGCTGGCTTGCTGCGCGTCTCCCGGCCGCCAAGGCCCGGGGACCGCATCGACTTCGCGCCCGATCTGGCCGTCACCGCCGTCTCGCGCGGGGCCTTCGGGCATACCGAGGTGACGCTGTCCTGGCGTGGCGCGCTACCCGAGATACTCACGCGCATAGGCCATGTGCCCCTGCCCCCCTACATCCGCCGGGCCGACGACGCGGCCGACCGGGAAACCTACCAGACCGTCTACGCCCGCGACGACAAGCTCGGCAGCGCCGCCGCGCCAACCGCCGGCCTGCACTTCACCGAGGAACTCCTGGCGCGCCTGGCCGGGCGCGGCTTTAGGCTCACCGCCGTCACCTGCCACGTCGGCCTGGGCACCTTCTCGCCCGTTCGCGTGGAGGACCTGCGCGACCACGCCATGCACCAGGAATGGATCGAGGTGTCGCCCGAGGCGGCCTCGGCCGTGTCCCGGGCCAAAGCTGAGGGCCGGCCGGTCATCGCCGTGGGCACCACCGCCGCCCGGACCCTGGAGGGTGCTGTGCGCGAGGCCGGGGCTTTCGGAGCCTTCGCCGGCTTCACCGACATCTTCATCCGCCCGGGCCACCGCTTCGCCGTGGTGGACGGCATGGTCACGAATTTCCATTTGCCTGGATCATCGCTGGTGATTATGCTGGCCGCCCTGGCCGGAAGAGAGTCCATCCTGGCTGCCTACGGGCAGGCCGTCGCTTCCGGCTACCGCTTTTTTTCCTACGGCGACGCCATGTTGGTCCTGTAG